The genomic window GCATCACCACGCCAAAGTTCGCCGCTCAGGCGATCAAGAAGGTGGCTGAAACCGGCTGGAAGCCAACTTACTATCAGAGCAACGTCGGCGCATCCGTCGGCAGCGTGCTGAAGCCCGCTGGTTTCGAGAATGCACAAGGGCTGATGTCCGCTGCGTACGCCAAAGATGGCGCAGACCCGCAGTGGGACAATGATGAAGGCATGAAGAAATTCTACGCCTTCCTTGCCAAGTATGCTCCAGACATGAACAAGACCGACGGTTCCGTCGTCTATGGCTACGGCCAGGCGCAGACTGTTGTGCAAGTGCTGAAGCAGGCCGGTGACAACCTGACCCGTGAAAACATCATGAAGCAGGCGGCGAACCTGAAGACCTTTGCGCCGGACACTCTGTTGCCGGGCGTGACCATCACCACCAGCCCGACGGACTTCTATCCGATCGAGCAACTTCAGATGATGAAGTTCGCCGGCGACAAGTACGAACTGTTCGGACCGGTCATCAGCGGCGAACTCGGTCATTAATCCCTTCCGCCCTGCGAAACGAAACTCGTTCATACGACTAACTAAATGAGCCCTCTGCGACGTTGTCGCAGGGGGCTTTTTATTGAACGGCTTTGGCAAAAGGTATTGAATATTCACGAAGCCACTGAAGAGCTTTCAACCAAGAAACGAACAAAGAAGAGAAGAGGAACCGAACAAGATCAGGAGTAAGCGACATGAGGACCACGTCTGGACTTGCAGTACTTTCGGCTGCGCTCACAATGCTCGCAGCCACAAGCGGCGGCGCACTTGCTCAGAAAAAATACGATCCGGGCGCAACGGACACGGAAATCAAGATCGGCAATATCATGCCTTACAGCGGCCCCGCTTCCGCTTACGGCATCATCGGCAAGACTGAAGCCGCTTACTTCAACAAAATTAATGCCGAGGGCGGCATCAACGGTCGCAAGATCAATTTTATCTCTTACGACGACGGCTACAGCCCGCCCAAAGCAGTCGAGCAGGCGCGCAAGCTCGTCGAGAGCGATGAAGTTCTCTTCATATTCAATTCGCTCGGCACGCCATCCAACTCGGCCATCCAGAAGTACATGAACGCCAAGAAAGTGCCGCAGCTGTTTGTTGCAACTGGCGCGACCAAGTGGAACGATCCGAAAGATTTCCCTTGGACCATGGGCTGGCAGCCCAACTATCAGAGCGAAGGGCGCATCTACGCCAAGTATCTGATGAAGGAAAAGCCAAACGCCAAAATCGGAATTCTTTATCAAAACGATGACTTCGGCAAAGACATGCTGAAAGGCCTCAAAGACGGCCTGGGCGCGAAAGCGGCCAGCATGATCATCGCCGAGGAGCCATATGAAGTCACTTCGCCAACGGTGGATACTCAGATCGTCACGCTGAAATCGAAGGGCGCTGACGTCTTCATGAGCTTCACCACACCGAAGTTCGGTGCGCAGTCGATCAAGAAGGTGGCGGAGCTTGGCTGGAAGCCGTTGTTCATTCTCAATAACGTCGCGGCATCTGTCGGCAGCGTCATCAAGCCGGCTGGCTACAACAACGCCCAGGACGTTATCTCCGCGGCCTACGCCAAGGACGCGACAGACCCACAATGGAAAGACGATCCGGGAATGAAGAACTTCGATGCGTTCCTGGCGAAGAACTTTCCGGAAGGAAACCGCGAAGACGGGTCGGTCATGTATGGCTTTAATGCTGCACAGACGCTGGTCCACGTCCTCAAGATGTGCGGCGATAATCTCACCCGTGCGAATGTGATGAAGCAGGCCGCCAGCCTGAAGAACCTTCAACTCGACGGCACCCTGCCAGGCATCACCCTCAACACCAGTCCGACAGACTTCGCGCCCATCGAGCAATTGCAGTTGATGCGCTTCCAGGGCGAGCGTTGGCATCTCTTTGGCGATATCATCAGCGGTGAAGTCGGCGGCTAATTCAGCAGAATTCTGCTGCAATGCACCAAGGCCCTTCGCAATAACTTGCGAAGGGCCCTTTTATTGACCGCATCGCCGTGCGATGTGTGAGGCCCTCGCCACGTGACCAAGATGCCGCAATGACCGATAGACGTCCCCTGCTGCACGCGATCTTCGATGCCGCGGTCGCCGCAGCCCATCCCGACCGCATTCTCGCAGCTCATCTTCCCTCGCCGCCAAAGGGCCGAGTTATATGTCTCGCAGCCGGCAAGGGCGCGGGCGCATTGGCGGCTGCTGCCGAGCGGCATTATCTGGACACGGTTCAACTCGATCCCTCGCGGCTTTCGGGTCTTGCCACCACGCGGCATGGCCATGGCGTCCCCACGCGGCGCATCGAAGTCGTCGAGGCAGGCCATCCGGTGCCTGATGAGGCCGGCATGAAAGCCGCGGGCCGCACACTGGAGCTCGCCGAGACCGCTGGCGCCGACGATCTGGTTCTCGTGCTGATGTCGGGCGGCGGATCGGCCAATTGGATCGCACCTGCAGAAGGCGTCTCATTCGCCCAGAAACAGCAGATGAATAAAAGCCTCCTTCGATCTGGCGCGCCCATTTCCGAAATCAACACCGTGCGTAAGCACCTCTCGCGCATCAAGGGCGGACGCCTCGCCCGCGCAGCAGCGCCTGCTCCGATCCTGACGTTAGCGATTTCCGACGTCCCCCACGACGATCCCGCCACGATTGCATCCGGCCCCACGGTGCCTGATCAAACGACACTCGCAGATGCACGCGCAATCGTCGCGCGCTATGGCATCAAGGCTGAGGATGCGGTTCGTCATGCTCTTGACGATCCTCGCAACGAGAGCTGCAAGCCGGGAGATGCTGCATTCGAGCGCGCGGAATTCAAGATCATCGCGCGACCGCGCGAATCGCTCGATGCCGCCGTCGCGGTGGCCAAGCAAGCAGGCTACCAAGTCATCGACCTGGGAGCCGATCTCGAGGGAGAGGCTCGCACCGTTGCCGCCGCACATGCGCAATTGGCACTGAAGGCTCGTGCCGAAGGAAGAAAGCTCGCGATCCTGTCGGGCGGAGAGCTCACCGTGACTGTCCGCGGCAACGGCCGCGGTGGCCCGAACCAGGAATATGTGCTGGCGCTTGCAGATCTGCTTGCTGATACGGCCGGCATTTCAGTGCTGGCTGGCGATACCGACGGTGCTGACGGCGGCGCGGGGAGCGCGACCGATCCCGCCGGCGCGATTTGTGATCAGCGGACCTTCGCGAAAATGCGCGAACTCAAACTCGATCCCAAAGCGTATCTCGATAACAACGACGCAACCGCGTTCTTCACCGCCACCGGCGATCTCCTGAATACCGGGCCCACGCTGACAAACGTTAACGATATCCGCGTCGTTCTGGTTGATCCCGCATGATGTAAGCCCCGCCATGGCGTAACGGGCGTTCTTGAGCTTGCCGGCCATAGCCGTTAAGAACACCGTCAAAATCGACGGTGCGGAACTCAACCGCCGTTTTGTTTGGTCAACGGATCACTTCCGCAGCACGCCCGGCGCGTGAGGGGGCATCTTGGACAGCACGATTCTTCTGTTCCTGCTGCAGGACGGAATTACCAGCGGCGCGATCTACGCATTACTCGGCCTTGCGCTCGTGCTGGTCTTCGCCGTAACCCGCGTGATCCTGATCCCGCAAGGCGAGTTCGTCACCTTCGGCGCGCTGACCTACGCAATGCTGTCAGCCGGCAAAATGCCAGGCACCACCTCGCTTGCCATTGGCCTGGGGGGAATCGCGTTTTGCTTCGACATGATCAGCCGCCGCAACGCCATGAGTGGCCAGTTGTTCCTGCGTTCGTTTGCGCTGAACATCGCACTGCCACTCGCGATCTACGGCATCGTGACAATGTTTATCGGCCAGCCAAATAACGTGTGGCTCAACTTCCTTTTGTCCATCGTAATCGTCTCGCCCATCGGCCTTTATCTTTATCGCATCGCCTATCAGCCGATCGCACACGCATCAGTTCTGGTGCTGCTGATCGCATCGGTCGGTATTCACTTTGCGCTGCAAGGACTTGGCCTTGCCTTCTTCGGTCCAGAAGGGCTTCGCGGACCGGCGATTTCCACCGCTGCATTCACAATCGGACCACTGCGCTTCACCGGCCAGAGCATCGCCATCTACGTGATCACGATCCTGTTGATCGTCGGCCTTTGGCTACTTTTCGGCCACACGCTTTACGGCAAGGCCTTGCGCGCTACTGCCGTCAACCGGCTCGGCGCACGCATCGTCGGAATCCGCACCTCTCTCTCCGGGCAGATTGCATTCCTGCTCGCTGCTGTGAT from Nitrobacteraceae bacterium AZCC 1564 includes these protein-coding regions:
- a CDS encoding ABC-type branched-subunit amino acid transport system substrate-binding protein (product_source=COG0683; cath_funfam=3.40.50.2300; cleavage_site_network=SignalP-noTM; cog=COG0683; pfam=PF13458; superfamily=53822; transmembrane_helix_parts=Inside_1_6,TMhelix_7_26,Outside_27_408) → MRTTSGLAVLSAALTMLAATSGGALAQKKYDPGATDTEIKIGNIMPYSGPASAYGIIGKTEAAYFNKINAEGGINGRKINFISYDDGYSPPKAVEQARKLVESDEVLFIFNSLGTPSNSAIQKYMNAKKVPQLFVATGATKWNDPKDFPWTMGWQPNYQSEGRIYAKYLMKEKPNAKIGILYQNDDFGKDMLKGLKDGLGAKAASMIIAEEPYEVTSPTVDTQIVTLKSKGADVFMSFTTPKFGAQSIKKVAELGWKPLFILNNVAASVGSVIKPAGYNNAQDVISAAYAKDATDPQWKDDPGMKNFDAFLAKNFPEGNREDGSVMYGFNAAQTLVHVLKMCGDNLTRANVMKQAASLKNLQLDGTLPGITLNTSPTDFAPIEQLQLMRFQGERWHLFGDIISGEVGG
- a CDS encoding glycerate 2-kinase (product_source=KO:K11529; cath_funfam=3.40.1480.10,3.40.50.10180; cog=COG2379; ko=KO:K11529; pfam=PF05161,PF13660; superfamily=82544) → MTDRRPLLHAIFDAAVAAAHPDRILAAHLPSPPKGRVICLAAGKGAGALAAAAERHYLDTVQLDPSRLSGLATTRHGHGVPTRRIEVVEAGHPVPDEAGMKAAGRTLELAETAGADDLVLVLMSGGGSANWIAPAEGVSFAQKQQMNKSLLRSGAPISEINTVRKHLSRIKGGRLARAAAPAPILTLAISDVPHDDPATIASGPTVPDQTTLADARAIVARYGIKAEDAVRHALDDPRNESCKPGDAAFERAEFKIIARPRESLDAAVAVAKQAGYQVIDLGADLEGEARTVAAAHAQLALKARAEGRKLAILSGGELTVTVRGNGRGGPNQEYVLALADLLADTAGISVLAGDTDGADGGAGSATDPAGAICDQRTFAKMRELKLDPKAYLDNNDATAFFTATGDLLNTGPTLTNVNDIRVVLVDPA
- a CDS encoding branched-chain amino acid transport system permease protein (product_source=KO:K01997; cog=COG0559; ko=KO:K01997; pfam=PF02653; transmembrane_helix_parts=Inside_1_16,TMhelix_17_39,Outside_40_48,TMhelix_49_71,Inside_72_91,TMhelix_92_114,Outside_115_118,TMhelix_119_138,Inside_139_149,TMhelix_150_172,Outside_173_193,TMhelix_194_216,Inside_217_247,TMhelix_248_270,Outside_271_284,TMhelix_285_307,Inside_308_319,TMhelix_320_337,Outside_338_346), yielding MDSTILLFLLQDGITSGAIYALLGLALVLVFAVTRVILIPQGEFVTFGALTYAMLSAGKMPGTTSLAIGLGGIAFCFDMISRRNAMSGQLFLRSFALNIALPLAIYGIVTMFIGQPNNVWLNFLLSIVIVSPIGLYLYRIAYQPIAHASVLVLLIASVGIHFALQGLGLAFFGPEGLRGPAISTAAFTIGPLRFTGQSIAIYVITILLIVGLWLLFGHTLYGKALRATAVNRLGARIVGIRTSLSGQIAFLLAAVIGAISGILIVPITTVYYDTGFLIGLKGFVAAIIGGLVSYPLTAIAALVVGIVEAFSSFYASNYKEVIVFTLLLPVLIARSLASPEVEEEND